The nucleotide sequence GCCATCGCGTTCGCCTGCGCCGACGAGCGAAGGACCTCGCTGCCCGACGGGGCCCGTGACGCCGCCGCGCGCCTCGGGCTCTCGAGCGAGGACGCCGAGACCCCCTTCGGCAACGTGCTCGCCGCCCTCGAGAGGAGCCCGAACGAGCCCACGGGGCCCGCGACACGCGCGCTCCTGTCCGCGCTCCTCGCCCGCGGCATCGCGCTCGCCCCGCCGGAAGGCGTGGAGGCCGAGCGGCGCGTGATCGAGGCGCTCGCGTGGGTCGCCGCGCACACGCCGCTCGACGCGCTCTCCGCGATCGACGCGGCGCTCGGCCCGAAGGCCGACGGGCTCTGGCGAGAAGCCGCGGCCCTCGTGAAGAGAGCCGACGAAGGCGCCGCGCCGCTCGTCGGCCGAGCTGGGGCGCTCGTGGTGGCCGCAGCGCTCGGCGCGAGCTCGTCGCTCGCAGCGCGGGACGAGGCCCAGACGCTCGCAGCCGAGGCGCGTGATCCCGTGGTGCGCGCGCTCCTCCAGGACGCGCGCAAGCCCGGCGCCGCCGCGGCCGCCGGTGAGCTCGTGCCGCCGCCGCGAGGGCCGCTGGCGCTCGTGCTGCTCGCCGTGACGGGGCTGCTCTTCGTTCTCCCGGTCGCCCGCCTGCTCGGGCGCTTCGTGCTGCGGTACCGCTGTCCCGCGGAGATGCGGGTCTCGCCGCGATCGATCACGGTGCTCGCGAAGACGGAGCTGCTCGGGCGTACGGTGCGCGAGCGGGAGATGGTCTTCCCGGTCGAGGGGCTCACGCGCGTGGCGCGCGAGGTGCGGTATCCGCGGCTCGCGATGTACGCGGGCCTGTTCGCGCTGGCGATCGGCAGCTACGTGGGCATCTCGCTCTTCGTCGACGGTGCGCGCGCGGGCTCGCCGGATCTGCTCGGCATGGGCGCGCTGCTCGTGGCCGTCTCCATCGCGATCGACTTCGCCCTGACGAACCTGATGCCCGCCGCGCGAGGTCGCTGCCGGGTGGTGCTCGTGCCGCAGAAGGGCCCGACGGTCGCGCTCGGCCGCCTCGATCCGACGCTCGCGGACAGCGCGCTCGGCCGCCTGGCCCAGGGCAGCTCGTCCTGAGCGTCGAGCCCGACCTGCTCGGAAAAACGATCGACAATTTGGCCCGACGCGCGCGCCTCGGATAGGGGACGACGTGTACCGGCGATCCGGCGCGCCGTCGCGCGGCCGGGTGGCGAGGACCGACCCAGGAGCCTGCGCGTGGTGCGCGGCCGAGGCGGCAGCCTGCCGGATCGGGAGAGGTGTCTCATGCGACGCAAGAGCGAGATGCTGGCGGAGCTCAAGCTGATGTTGAACGAGGCCCTCCGCGCGCAAGGCGCGGGCGAGAGCTACACGAAGCTCGCCAAGGCGCAGGGCGCGGTCGACGGGTACATGCGGGCGCTGCTCGACTCCGGCGTCGCCACGAAGCAGGAGCTGCTCGAGCTCGTCGCCGCGGAGCGGGCGCGGGTGAACGGCCCGGCCACGCGCGAGATGCTGCTGGAGACGGCCGCGGAGATCGCCGCGGCGTGAGTTGAAGGGCAGGGGAGGGCGCGCCCCTGCAGAGCGCGCCCTCGTCGTGGTTCAGGGCTTGACGATCGCGACGTCGCCGCGCGGGGCGCCCTCCGCGTCGAGGTGGCGCCACCAGTTGACGAGCATCAACTGGCCCTCGACCGTAATCGGACGCGAGAACGCGCCGGCGAAGCCAGCCTGATCGATCGCGCGCACCTTCCAGGTGATCTGATCACCGGTCGGCGTGCCGACGGCATAACGCAGCTTCCCGGCCGTCGCGTCCTGGTAGCTGATGTGGATCTCGCCGCTCGGACCGACGAAGATCGACGAGTCGTCGCCGACGAGGTGTTGCCCGTCGTCGAAGTTCATCATCCCGTCGACCGTGAGGCCGTTGTCCACGATGCCCGTGAGCTTCACGGTCGCGCCCTTCGTGACCTGCGCGTAACGCAGGCCCTCGGACAAACCGTCGACGTAGGAGATGTGCCAGTCGCCCTTCTCGTCGATGAAAAGCGAAGCGCCGATGCCCATGTCACCGGTGTCCGTGCCGTCGGCCGCTTGCCCGTCGACGATCATGGTCTGCCACATGCCCATGTTCTTCGAGGCGATCACCAGGTTGCCCCGGATGCGATCGTAGAACGCGAGGCCGAGGTTGCCCGAGGGATCCTGCGCGAGGGAGATGTAGTCGCCCGCGGCCTCGGGGTAGGTGTCGATCTTCGAGGCGTCGAACGTGTCCGCGCAGGTCGTCTGACCGGCGATGTCGACGCACGCCGAGCCCGAACCGCACTTGGGATCGCAGGTCGTGAGCTTCGCCTGGCATCGACCCGTCTCCTGCACGCACACGTCGCCGAGGCTGCAGTAGTAGGCGCGGCAGGGCGTGGCGTCGTCGACCGCCACGTCCTCGAACGTCCAGTCGGCGTCCGTGGGCGTGGCGCTCGTCGCCGTGGCGAGGCGGACCTTCGAGCTGATGGCGCCGTCCTTGCCAGGCTCGATCGAGAGGTACGCGATCGTGGGTTTGTCGCCGCCGGTGATGAGCAGCTTCGCGTACCGGCCGATGTCGGCCTGGGCCTTCTTCTCGACCGTGACGATGTTCCACGCTTCGCCCCTGCGCTGGGCGAACTTGAGGGCGCGGTTCGTACGATCATAATAGGCGACGGCGGGGTTGTTGTTCCCGTCGATGGCGATGCTCGTCCACGTGCCGACGTCGTCGCCCGGCTCGAGCTGGCCGCCCCGAAAGTCGTTCTTGTTGAACTTCGTCGGGTCGACCGGAGGATCGGCAGGCACGCCGTCGATCGCTTTCCAGCCGACGCTCGTGCCGTCCCATGTGCCGACGGCGAGATCACCCCAGCTATTTTCGTTCGACCAGTCCGCCTCGACGTACCCGGCGACCCAGATCGTCGAGCCAGAGACCGCGACCGACGTGTACGCGCCGATCAGGCCCGGATCGAGCGTGACGCAGGCCGGCGCGACGCAGGTGTACCCCGACGCGACGTCGGTGTCGGGGTCGCTGCTGCAACCAGCGAACGAGCCCACCGCGCCGAGGACCACGAGCCCGGAGAGGGCGCGCATCGTGCGGCGCGACGAGGCGCGACGGGCAGGCGCCGCCGCCGCGGGCTCCGCGGAAGCGGGCTTCTGCGCGCGACGACGGCCGAACCGGAGCGCCACGCCGAGCAGCGCGAGCCCCACGAGCCACATCGGCTTGCCCTGCGTGCGATCGTCGCCGACGACGGAGCAGCCGCAGCCCTCGGCCACGTCGGTCACGCGACCACGGATGAGCGCCTGCGAAGCCTCGGCCACGTTGCCCTCGGCGTCCTCGGCCTCGACGTCGATCTCGGCCGACTCGCCCACGTCGATCGCCCCGAGCTCGCTCGCGGGCTTCCACGCGGACCACGCGCCGCCGTCGAGCCGGTAACGCGCGCGGGTCTCGCCGCCACCGCCGACGACGTCACGCACCTCGACGATCACGCGGTCATCCGCCTGCACCTCGCTGACCTGGATGACCGGCGGCTCGGCGTCGATCACCAGCTCGATCTCGGCCGGCGTCTCGTCGAGCGTCTCGGGCTTGCCCACGATGCGCGAGCGCACGCTCACCGTGTGCGGACCCTGCAGGCGCAGCCACTCGTCGCGCACGTCCACCGTACGCTCGCGGGTGAACGGCTTCCACATGCCGCGATCGACGCGGTACGAGT is from Polyangium spumosum and encodes:
- a CDS encoding MYXO-CTERM sorting domain-containing protein: MPRFLRHLIGIMVVILIAGCAGGGCSSGCSGCGMTPLPGGFDPNARIENAGSVRLTQSGLTFLEQNLGPLAKSLLGGSGSGGIVTFPVPSTSGSTAGIGYDVCPGGPNENASPPKCVAEIDVGNAQLNIDTATPHNIKITGPLPIRLQDLPIDVSYFGIPDSATARLTGNGCTTPAAFANVDLNVDISIEVDTNEAHSRYGYSRVKVNALNINESQLENSLEFCGGGFSNFILNTMKGVVFDLLVGELIGTLQGTVEEQLCQQANPELNPPCPLGTNDVGGVCRYGTNEGDECASIILGTDGNVDLSSALASVSPGSKGGLDILFAVGGASQRTDNSGFAWGDLNPIDGGATLGMYGGAEPTPISQCVKFSDMPLPTGIPIPDELVSNTVSNWPAGLDGPHVGIAVSERFANYAMNGLYNSGFLCLGISTETVPQLASGTLSLLANSLKDLGLQREPQQVALVIRPGKPPTVTFGNGTDINADPLIRVKLEQASFDFYIWSTDRFIRFMTATFDLDVPVNLTVTPDGLLPVLDKIGVSNGVVTNSELLKEDPAVIAGALGGLLGGLGSQFLGGISAIDLAGALESLGLTLTIPETVEGQGSPGLRKLSKESDSYLGVFATLGVGAANPAAPSPGSAVKAEPIETTARVIEKKLDRTGFRLGTVDEENAPLVTLEFASPTDTGVVPVEYSYRVDRGMWKPFTRERTVDVRDEWLRLQGPHTVSVRSRIVGKPETLDETPAEIELVIDAEPPVIQVSEVQADDRVIVEVRDVVGGGGETRARYRLDGGAWSAWKPASELGAIDVGESAEIDVEAEDAEGNVAEASQALIRGRVTDVAEGCGCSVVGDDRTQGKPMWLVGLALLGVALRFGRRRAQKPASAEPAAAAPARRASSRRTMRALSGLVVLGAVGSFAGCSSDPDTDVASGYTCVAPACVTLDPGLIGAYTSVAVSGSTIWVAGYVEADWSNENSWGDLAVGTWDGTSVGWKAIDGVPADPPVDPTKFNKNDFRGGQLEPGDDVGTWTSIAIDGNNNPAVAYYDRTNRALKFAQRRGEAWNIVTVEKKAQADIGRYAKLLITGGDKPTIAYLSIEPGKDGAISSKVRLATATSATPTDADWTFEDVAVDDATPCRAYYCSLGDVCVQETGRCQAKLTTCDPKCGSGSACVDIAGQTTCADTFDASKIDTYPEAAGDYISLAQDPSGNLGLAFYDRIRGNLVIASKNMGMWQTMIVDGQAADGTDTGDMGIGASLFIDEKGDWHISYVDGLSEGLRYAQVTKGATVKLTGIVDNGLTVDGMMNFDDGQHLVGDDSSIFVGPSGEIHISYQDATAGKLRYAVGTPTGDQITWKVRAIDQAGFAGAFSRPITVEGQLMLVNWWRHLDAEGAPRGDVAIVKP